A single window of Tenericutes bacterium MZ-XQ DNA harbors:
- a CDS encoding NADPH-dependent oxidoreductase: MTEKRLNIGIILGSTREGRVSPQVGKWVKEFADQRNDANYEIVDIRDYHLPLLGESDDVSGITKWNEKLASLDAFVFIAQEYNHSMAASLKNALDLARDAWNNKSAGIVSYGSIGGARAAEHLRNVLGELQVADVRTQVLLSLFTDFENGSVFKPQALHETNLKTLLDQVNLWGHALKPIRS, translated from the coding sequence ATGACAGAAAAAAGATTAAATATTGGAATCATTTTAGGATCAACAAGAGAAGGTAGAGTAAGCCCTCAAGTCGGAAAATGGGTGAAAGAGTTTGCAGATCAAAGAAATGACGCAAATTATGAAATTGTAGATATTAGAGATTATCATTTACCTTTATTAGGTGAAAGTGATGATGTAAGTGGGATAACAAAGTGGAATGAAAAACTAGCTAGTTTAGATGCATTTGTATTTATTGCACAAGAGTACAATCACTCAATGGCTGCATCATTAAAAAATGCATTAGATTTAGCTAGAGATGCTTGGAATAACAAATCAGCAGGTATAGTATCTTATGGCTCTATCGGTGGTGCAAGAGCAGCAGAACATTTAAGAAATGTTTTGGGTGAACTACAAGTAGCTGATGTAAGAACACAAGTATTGTTATCGTTGTTTACTGATTTTGAAAATGGTAGTGTATTTAAACCACAAGCATTACATGAAACTAATTTGAAAACTTTGCTTGATCAAGTGAATTTATGGGGACATGCATTAAAACCAATCCGTTCATAA
- a CDS encoding transcriptional regulator, producing the protein MSEICVKFESASKILSKRWIGLIIHQLLDGPKRFNELESELKISGKVLSEKLKEMEKLKIVKRTVYPTTPVKIEYTLTDKGKALDPVIKAIEDWSQSWI; encoded by the coding sequence ATGAGTGAAATTTGTGTAAAATTCGAAAGTGCATCTAAAATTTTAAGTAAAAGATGGATAGGTTTAATCATTCATCAACTTCTTGATGGACCGAAACGCTTTAACGAATTAGAATCTGAATTAAAGATTTCTGGAAAAGTGCTTTCTGAGAAATTAAAAGAAATGGAAAAACTAAAAATCGTCAAACGCACAGTCTATCCAACGACTCCTGTAAAAATAGAATACACTTTAACGGATAAAGGTAAAGCTTTAGATCCAGTGATCAAAGCTATTGAAGATTGGTCACAGTCTTGGATTTAA